One genomic window of Burkholderia diffusa includes the following:
- a CDS encoding exodeoxyribonuclease III, producing MMRVITANLNGIRSAAKKGFFEWLGEQNADCVCVQEIKVSADDLPAEFVEPHGFRSYFHHAEKKGYSGAGVYSRHEPDDVIIGFGSSEFDAEGRYVEARYGKLSVVSVYVPSGSSGEERQQAKYRFMDEFMPHLAELKKKREVILCGDVNIVHKEIDIKNWKSNQKNSGCLPEERAWLTQLFDDVGYVDVFRTLDPRPEQYTWWSNRGQAYAKNVGWRIDYQIATPGVAATAKRTSIFKDIKFSDHAPLTVDYDYKK from the coding sequence ATGATGCGAGTGATTACCGCCAACCTGAACGGCATCCGCTCCGCCGCGAAGAAGGGCTTTTTCGAGTGGCTCGGCGAACAGAACGCCGATTGCGTGTGCGTGCAGGAAATCAAGGTGTCGGCCGACGACCTGCCGGCCGAATTCGTCGAGCCGCACGGCTTCAGGAGCTATTTCCACCATGCCGAGAAGAAGGGTTACAGCGGCGCGGGCGTGTACAGCCGCCACGAGCCCGATGACGTGATCATCGGCTTCGGCAGCAGCGAATTCGACGCCGAGGGGCGCTACGTCGAGGCGCGTTACGGCAAGCTGTCGGTCGTGTCGGTGTACGTGCCGTCCGGCTCGAGCGGCGAAGAGCGCCAGCAGGCGAAGTACCGCTTCATGGACGAGTTCATGCCGCATCTCGCCGAGCTGAAGAAGAAGCGCGAGGTGATCCTGTGCGGCGACGTGAACATCGTGCACAAGGAAATCGACATCAAGAACTGGAAGAGCAACCAGAAGAATTCGGGCTGCTTGCCGGAAGAGCGTGCGTGGCTCACGCAGCTGTTCGACGATGTCGGCTACGTCGACGTGTTCCGCACGCTCGACCCGCGCCCCGAGCAATACACGTGGTGGAGCAATCGCGGCCAGGCATACGCGAAGAACGTCGGGTGGCGGATCGATTACCAGATCGCGACGCCGGGCGTGGCCGCCACCGCGAAGCGCACGTCGATATTCAAGGACATCAAGTTCAGCGATCACGCGCCGCTGACGGTGGATTACGACTACAAGAAGTGA
- a CDS encoding polyphosphate kinase 2 family protein — protein MAKQPSLDDFRVPYSTREKEAAAFSLDAFDPAAKPFSSGSKEADRERLSAVSTELDVQQERLHTQQKKRVLLVLQGMDTSGKDGTVRAVFREVDPLGLRVVSFKAPTPIEAVHDFLWRVHMQAPAAGELAIFNRSHYEDVLVPRVLDAIDSKECERRYRQIRDFETMLFENGTTIVKCFLHISKDEQRARLQARIDDPTKHWKFDISDLDARKHWDAYQSAYRDALAATSAEHAPWYVIPANSKTHRNVMIAELLLRTMTDMKLEFPPAKPELEGVKIR, from the coding sequence ATGGCCAAACAACCGTCGCTCGACGATTTCCGCGTGCCGTACAGCACGCGCGAGAAGGAAGCCGCCGCATTCAGCCTCGATGCATTCGATCCGGCCGCGAAGCCGTTCTCGTCGGGGTCGAAGGAGGCCGACCGCGAACGGCTGTCGGCCGTGTCGACCGAGCTCGACGTACAGCAGGAACGCCTGCACACGCAGCAGAAGAAGCGTGTGCTGCTCGTGCTGCAGGGAATGGACACCAGCGGCAAGGACGGCACCGTGCGTGCAGTGTTCCGCGAGGTCGACCCGCTCGGCTTGCGTGTCGTGTCGTTCAAGGCGCCGACGCCGATCGAGGCCGTGCACGACTTCCTGTGGCGCGTGCATATGCAGGCGCCGGCCGCGGGCGAACTCGCGATCTTCAACCGCAGCCATTACGAAGACGTGCTCGTGCCGCGCGTGCTCGACGCGATCGACAGCAAGGAGTGCGAGCGCCGCTACCGGCAGATTCGCGATTTCGAGACGATGCTGTTCGAGAACGGCACGACGATCGTCAAGTGCTTCCTGCACATCTCGAAGGACGAGCAGCGCGCGCGGCTGCAGGCGCGCATCGACGATCCGACCAAGCACTGGAAGTTCGACATCTCCGATCTCGACGCGCGCAAGCACTGGGACGCGTACCAGTCCGCGTACCGTGACGCGCTCGCCGCGACGTCGGCCGAGCATGCGCCGTGGTACGTGATCCCGGCGAACTCGAAGACGCATCGCAATGTGATGATCGCCGAGCTGCTGCTGCGCACGATGACCGACATGAAGCTCGAATTCCCGCCGGCGAAGCCGGAGCTCGAGGGCGTGAAGATCCGCTAG
- the gatB gene encoding Asp-tRNA(Asn)/Glu-tRNA(Gln) amidotransferase subunit GatB: MTQWEVVIGLETHAQLSTVSKIFSGASTQFGAEPNTQACPVDLALPGVLPVLNRGAVERAIRFGLAIGSTIAPRSIFARKNYFYPDLPKGYQISQYEIPVVQGGQITIQVPANEKAGKQAYEKTVNLTRAHLEEDAGKSLHEDFAGMTGIDLNRAGTPLLEIVTEPEMRSAAEAVAYAKALHALVVWLGICDGNMQEGSFRCDANVSVRPVGQEKFGTRAEIKNLNSFRFLEEAINYEVRRQIELIEDGGEVVQETRLYDPDKRETRSMRSKEDAHDYRYFPDPDLMPLVIGRDWVERVQAGMPELPAAMQQRFVEQYGVSAYDAGVLTSSKAMAAYFEAVVAKAGAANAKIAANWLMGDVSSQLNRDGIEIDAIPVSAAQLALVLQRIADGTISNKIAKEIFATIWDEKATDEAAADRIIDAKGLKQISDTGALEAIIDEVLAANAKSVEEFRAGKEKAFNALIGQAMKATKGKANPQQVNELLKKKLG, encoded by the coding sequence ATGACTCAATGGGAAGTCGTCATCGGTCTCGAGACGCACGCGCAACTGTCGACCGTCTCGAAGATTTTCTCCGGCGCGTCGACGCAGTTCGGCGCCGAGCCGAACACGCAGGCCTGCCCGGTCGACCTGGCGCTGCCGGGCGTGCTGCCGGTGCTGAACCGCGGCGCGGTCGAGCGTGCGATCCGCTTCGGCCTCGCGATCGGCTCGACCATCGCGCCGCGCAGCATCTTCGCGCGCAAGAATTATTTCTACCCCGATCTGCCGAAGGGTTATCAGATCAGCCAGTACGAGATTCCGGTCGTGCAGGGCGGCCAGATCACGATCCAGGTGCCCGCCAACGAAAAGGCCGGCAAGCAGGCGTACGAGAAGACCGTCAACCTGACCCGCGCGCACCTCGAGGAAGATGCAGGCAAGTCGCTGCATGAAGACTTCGCCGGGATGACGGGCATCGACCTGAACCGCGCGGGCACGCCGCTGCTCGAGATCGTCACCGAGCCGGAAATGCGCAGCGCGGCCGAGGCCGTCGCTTACGCGAAGGCGCTGCACGCGCTGGTCGTGTGGCTCGGCATCTGCGACGGCAACATGCAGGAAGGCTCGTTCCGCTGCGACGCGAACGTGTCGGTGCGCCCGGTCGGCCAGGAAAAGTTCGGCACGCGCGCCGAGATCAAGAACCTGAACTCGTTCCGGTTCCTCGAGGAAGCGATCAACTACGAAGTGCGCCGCCAGATCGAACTGATCGAGGACGGCGGCGAAGTCGTGCAGGAAACGCGCCTCTACGATCCGGACAAGCGCGAGACGCGTTCGATGCGCAGCAAGGAAGACGCGCACGACTACCGCTACTTCCCCGACCCCGACCTGATGCCGCTCGTGATCGGCCGCGACTGGGTGGAGCGCGTGCAGGCCGGGATGCCCGAGCTGCCGGCCGCGATGCAGCAGCGTTTCGTCGAGCAGTACGGCGTGTCCGCGTACGACGCGGGTGTGCTGACGTCGAGCAAGGCGATGGCCGCATACTTCGAGGCCGTGGTCGCGAAGGCCGGCGCGGCGAACGCGAAGATCGCCGCGAACTGGCTGATGGGCGACGTGTCGTCGCAGCTGAACCGCGACGGCATCGAGATCGACGCGATTCCCGTGTCGGCCGCGCAGCTCGCGCTGGTGCTGCAGCGCATCGCCGACGGCACGATCTCGAACAAGATCGCGAAGGAAATCTTCGCGACGATCTGGGACGAGAAGGCGACCGACGAAGCCGCGGCCGACCGCATCATCGACGCGAAGGGCCTGAAGCAGATCTCCGACACCGGCGCGCTGGAAGCGATCATCGACGAGGTGCTCGCGGCGAACGCGAAGTCGGTCGAGGAGTTCCGCGCGGGCAAGGAAAAGGCGTTCAACGCGCTGATCGGCCAGGCGATGAAGGCGACCAAGGGCAAGGCCAATCCGCAGCAGGTCAACGAACTGCTGAAGAAGAAGCTCGGCTGA
- the gatA gene encoding Asp-tRNA(Asn)/Glu-tRNA(Gln) amidotransferase subunit GatA, with protein MHAKSLTELRAALAAKECSAVELAQLYLKRIEAARDLNAFVHVDADLTLAQAKAADAELARGAGGALTGLPIAHKDVFVTRGWRSTAGSKMLANYESPFDATVVARLQAAGMVTLGKTNMDEFAMGSSNENSAFGAVKNPWDTNAVPGGSSGGSSAAVAARLAPAATGTDTGGSIRQPASFAGVTGIKPTYGRVSRYGMIAFASSLDQGGPMAQSASDCALLLNAMAGFDERDSTSLERDDEDFTRHLGQPWAPGNEAGKPLAGLRIGLPNEYFGDGLADDVRASIDAALKQYEALGATLVPVSLPKTELSIPVYYVIAPAEASSNLSRFDGVRFGHRAAQYGDLLDMYKKSRAEGFGPEVKRRILVGTYVLSHGYYDAYYLQAQKIRRIIANDFQEAFKSCDVIMGPASPTVAWDLGAKGDDPVQMYLADIYTLSVSLAGLPGMSVPCGFGAGANAKRPVGLQIIGNYFNEARMLQVADAFQRATDWHKQVPAGV; from the coding sequence ATGCACGCAAAAAGCCTGACCGAACTGCGCGCTGCGCTCGCCGCCAAGGAATGCTCGGCCGTCGAGCTCGCGCAGCTCTACCTGAAACGGATCGAAGCGGCACGCGACCTGAACGCGTTCGTCCACGTCGACGCCGACCTCACCCTCGCGCAGGCGAAGGCCGCCGACGCCGAACTCGCGCGCGGCGCGGGCGGCGCGCTGACCGGCCTGCCGATCGCGCACAAGGACGTGTTCGTCACGCGCGGCTGGCGCTCGACCGCCGGCTCGAAGATGCTCGCGAACTACGAGAGCCCGTTCGACGCAACCGTCGTGGCCCGCCTGCAGGCGGCCGGCATGGTCACGCTCGGCAAGACCAACATGGACGAGTTCGCGATGGGCTCGTCCAACGAGAATTCGGCGTTCGGCGCCGTGAAGAACCCGTGGGACACGAACGCCGTGCCGGGCGGCAGCTCGGGCGGCAGCTCGGCGGCCGTCGCCGCGCGTCTCGCGCCGGCCGCGACCGGCACCGACACCGGCGGCTCGATCCGCCAGCCGGCGTCGTTCGCGGGCGTGACGGGCATCAAGCCGACCTACGGCCGCGTGTCGCGCTACGGGATGATCGCATTCGCGTCGTCGCTCGACCAGGGCGGCCCGATGGCGCAGAGCGCGTCCGACTGCGCGCTGCTGCTCAACGCGATGGCCGGCTTCGACGAGCGCGACTCGACGAGCCTCGAGCGCGACGACGAAGACTTCACGCGCCACCTCGGCCAGCCGTGGGCGCCGGGCAACGAGGCAGGCAAGCCGCTCGCGGGACTGCGCATCGGCCTGCCGAACGAATACTTCGGCGACGGCCTCGCCGACGACGTGCGCGCGTCGATCGACGCGGCGCTCAAGCAGTACGAGGCGCTCGGCGCGACGCTCGTGCCCGTGTCGCTGCCGAAGACGGAACTGTCGATCCCCGTGTATTACGTGATCGCGCCGGCCGAGGCGTCGTCGAACCTGTCGCGTTTCGACGGCGTGCGCTTCGGCCACCGCGCCGCGCAATACGGCGACCTGCTCGACATGTACAAGAAGTCGCGCGCCGAAGGCTTCGGCCCCGAGGTGAAGCGCCGGATTCTCGTCGGCACCTACGTGCTGTCGCACGGCTACTACGACGCGTACTACCTGCAGGCGCAGAAGATCCGCCGCATCATCGCGAACGATTTCCAGGAAGCGTTCAAGTCCTGCGACGTGATCATGGGCCCGGCGTCGCCGACGGTCGCATGGGATCTCGGCGCGAAGGGCGACGATCCGGTGCAGATGTATCTCGCGGACATCTACACGCTGTCGGTGAGCCTCGCGGGCCTGCCCGGCATGAGCGTGCCGTGCGGCTTCGGCGCCGGCGCGAACGCGAAGCGCCCGGTCGGTCTGCAGATCATCGGCAACTATTTCAACGAAGCCCGGATGCTGCAGGTCGCCGACGCGTTCCAGCGCGCGACCGACTGGCACAAGCAAGTTCCGGCGGGGGTGTAA
- the gatC gene encoding Asp-tRNA(Asn)/Glu-tRNA(Gln) amidotransferase subunit GatC, giving the protein MALTLTDVKRIAHLARLEMADADAEHTLGQLNEFFGLVEQMQAVDTAGIAPLAHPIEQIQEVAQRLRDDAVTEVVNRDDNQRPAPAVQDGLYLVPKVIE; this is encoded by the coding sequence ATGGCCCTGACCCTGACCGATGTGAAACGCATCGCGCACCTGGCGCGACTCGAAATGGCCGACGCCGACGCCGAGCATACGCTCGGCCAGCTCAATGAATTCTTCGGCCTCGTCGAGCAGATGCAGGCGGTCGACACCGCCGGCATCGCGCCGCTCGCCCACCCGATCGAACAGATCCAGGAAGTCGCGCAGCGCCTGCGCGACGACGCCGTGACGGAAGTCGTCAATCGCGACGACAACCAGCGTCCGGCGCCGGCCGTCCAGGACGGCCTGTATCTCGTGCCGAAGGTGATCGAGTAA
- a CDS encoding rod shape-determining protein → MFGFLRSYFSNDLAIDLGTANTLIYMRGKGIVLDEPSVVSIRQEGGPNGKKTIQAVGKEAKQMLGKVPGNIEAIRPMKDGVIADFTVTEQMIKQFIKTAHESRMFSPSPRIIICVPCGSTQVERRAIKEAAHGAGASQVYLIEEPMAAAIGAGLPVSEATGSMVVDIGGGTTEVGVISLGGIVYKGSVRVGGDKFDEAIVNYIRRNYGMLIGEQTAEAIKKEIGSAFPGSEVKEMEVKGRNLSEGIPRSFTISSNEILEALTDPLNQIVSSVKIALEQTPPELGADIAERGMMLTGGGALLRDLDRLLAEETGLPVLVAEDPLTCVVRGSGMALERMDKLGSIFSYE, encoded by the coding sequence ATGTTCGGTTTTTTGCGCAGCTACTTCTCCAACGATCTGGCGATCGACCTCGGCACCGCAAACACCCTGATCTACATGCGCGGCAAGGGCATCGTGCTCGATGAGCCGTCCGTCGTGTCGATTCGCCAGGAAGGCGGCCCCAACGGCAAGAAGACGATCCAGGCGGTCGGCAAGGAAGCCAAGCAGATGCTCGGCAAGGTGCCCGGCAACATCGAGGCGATCCGGCCGATGAAGGACGGCGTGATCGCCGACTTCACCGTCACCGAGCAGATGATCAAGCAGTTCATCAAGACGGCGCACGAGTCGCGCATGTTCTCGCCGTCGCCGCGCATCATCATCTGCGTGCCGTGCGGCTCGACCCAGGTCGAGCGCCGCGCGATCAAGGAAGCGGCGCACGGCGCCGGCGCATCGCAGGTCTACCTGATCGAGGAGCCGATGGCGGCCGCGATCGGCGCCGGCCTGCCGGTGTCGGAAGCCACGGGCTCGATGGTCGTCGACATCGGCGGCGGCACGACGGAAGTCGGCGTGATCTCGCTCGGCGGCATCGTCTACAAGGGCTCGGTGCGCGTCGGCGGCGACAAGTTCGACGAGGCGATCGTCAACTACATCCGCCGCAACTACGGGATGCTGATCGGCGAACAGACCGCCGAGGCGATCAAGAAGGAAATCGGCTCCGCTTTCCCGGGCTCCGAAGTCAAGGAAATGGAAGTGAAGGGCCGCAACCTGTCGGAAGGCATTCCGCGCAGCTTCACGATCTCCAGCAACGAAATCCTCGAAGCGCTGACCGATCCGCTGAACCAGATCGTGTCGTCGGTGAAGATCGCGCTCGAGCAGACGCCGCCGGAACTCGGCGCCGACATCGCCGAGCGCGGGATGATGCTGACGGGCGGCGGTGCGCTGCTGCGCGACCTCGATCGCCTGCTCGCGGAAGAAACCGGCCTGCCGGTGCTCGTCGCCGAAGATCCGCTCACCTGCGTCGTACGCGGTTCGGGCATGGCGCTCGAGCGCATGGACAAGCTGGGCAGCATCTTCTCGTACGAGTGA
- the mreC gene encoding rod shape-determining protein MreC translates to MEYSPPPLFKQGPPALARLIFFVALAIALLVSDARFSTLEIVRGVLGTVLYPLQRAALVPRDLFMGAADIAVTGASLRHENDALRKRNLQLSTQANQAAVLTQENMHLRAVLELRQHIATQSTPVEIQYDTSDPFTQKIVIGQGSQQGIQNGAPVVSEDGVVGQITRVFPLQAEVTLITDRDLAIPVQVLRTGLRSVIYGTPKGDSLDLRFVPTSSDLVAGDELVTSGLDGVYPPGLPVAKVVRVDKLADTAFARVTCAPVAAVRGARQMLVLHYQNDVPPRPAEPELAAEKNAKGKKGAKAAAKGEKGDKTEKADAKAAAAAAPGAKPAPPAAAAPATPAVAPAKPAAGQPGAQR, encoded by the coding sequence ATGGAATACAGTCCGCCGCCCCTCTTCAAGCAAGGTCCGCCCGCGCTCGCGCGGCTCATCTTCTTCGTCGCCCTCGCCATCGCGCTCCTCGTGTCGGACGCGCGCTTCAGCACGCTCGAAATTGTCCGCGGCGTGCTCGGCACCGTGCTGTACCCGCTGCAGCGCGCGGCGCTCGTGCCACGTGACCTGTTCATGGGCGCGGCCGACATCGCCGTCACGGGTGCATCGCTGCGTCACGAGAACGACGCGCTGCGCAAGCGCAACCTGCAGCTGTCCACGCAGGCCAACCAGGCCGCGGTGCTCACGCAGGAAAACATGCACCTGCGCGCGGTGCTCGAGCTGCGCCAGCACATCGCGACGCAATCGACGCCCGTCGAGATCCAGTACGACACGAGCGACCCGTTCACGCAGAAGATCGTGATCGGGCAAGGTTCGCAGCAGGGCATCCAGAACGGCGCGCCGGTGGTCAGCGAGGACGGCGTGGTCGGCCAGATCACGCGCGTGTTCCCGCTGCAGGCCGAAGTCACGCTGATCACCGACCGCGATCTCGCGATTCCCGTGCAGGTGCTGCGCACCGGCCTGCGCAGCGTGATCTACGGCACGCCGAAGGGCGATTCGCTCGACCTGCGCTTCGTGCCGACGAGCTCGGACCTCGTCGCCGGCGACGAACTCGTGACGAGCGGCCTCGACGGCGTGTACCCGCCGGGCCTGCCGGTCGCGAAGGTCGTGCGCGTCGACAAGCTCGCCGATACCGCGTTCGCGCGCGTGACCTGCGCGCCGGTCGCCGCCGTGCGCGGCGCGCGCCAGATGCTCGTGCTGCACTATCAGAACGACGTCCCGCCGCGCCCGGCCGAGCCCGAGCTGGCCGCCGAGAAGAACGCGAAGGGCAAGAAGGGCGCCAAGGCCGCTGCGAAGGGCGAAAAGGGCGACAAGACCGAAAAGGCCGACGCGAAAGCGGCCGCCGCGGCCGCGCCCGGCGCGAAACCCGCGCCGCCGGCCGCCGCCGCTCCGGCCACGCCCGCCGTCGCGCCCGCGAAGCCCGCGGCCGGGCAACCAGGAGCCCAGCGATGA